The proteins below are encoded in one region of Helicoverpa zea isolate HzStark_Cry1AcR chromosome 21, ilHelZeax1.1, whole genome shotgun sequence:
- the LOC124640763 gene encoding uncharacterized protein LOC124640763 isoform X1, with the protein MLCYRLIRSMSHHWLLIAISWLGSVRPQYINSGGPGNDFVLDSLDTNLQFPLPYYFHIPTTRNDYETAQNEPASLEEAQTDIQRKRRTAEEKEETREKRWLPNIIDSDQAMYLQNDELVGSPFTNTIEGVVDDNATNILLPKDKKYFSPWGGKRDKASIEHMWSWKRASNIREPSMPKRVRFSPWGGKRSGQMIYKPGSKSSKIIFSTTIPELTRIVSNYSPNGNEAFNFAGFQFIPTLDKRHPIKILALSTKTNERTLREALPFKSFLESLPKIFKPGHPYLDVNLKKDGKRKVKFSAWGGKRSPPIIGPIWTPAPQNLKESTLDTILLIRNSQDKDEPTLKAL; encoded by the exons ATGTTATGCTATCGGTTGATAAG AAGCATGTCTCACCACTGGCTCCTCATCGCGATCTCGTGGCTCGGCAGCGTGCGGCCCCAGTACATCAACAGCGGGGGCCCCGGCAACGACTTCGTGCTCGACTCCCTCGACACCAACCTGCAGTTCCCTCTCCCCTACTACTTCCACATCCCCACCACCAGGAACGACTATGAAACAGCACAGAACGAACCCGCCTCACTCGAAGAAGCCCAAACTGACATCCAGAGGAAACGACGGACGGCTGAAGAGAAAGAGGAAACAAGAGAAAAACGCTGGCTCCCAAACATTATTGACTCAGACCAAGCCATGTACTTACAAAATGATGAACTAGTTGGAAGCCCATTCACTAATACGATCGAAGGAGTAGTCGACGACAATGCCACGAATATTCTTCTTCCTAAGGATAAGAAATACTTCAGTCCGTGGGGTGGGAAGAGAGATAAAGCCAGCATCGAACACATGTGGTCGTGGAAACGAGCCAGCAATATCCGCGAGCCGAGCATGCCTAAACGAGTGCGCTTCAGTCCTTGGGGCGGCAAACGCAGCGGCCAGATGATCTACAAACCCGGTTCAAAAAGTTCCAAAATCATTTTCTCGACTACAATACCAGAACTAACGCGAATCGTCTCAAACTACTCCCCTAATGGAAACGAAGCTTTCAACTTTGCTGGCTTTCAATTTATCCCGACGCTGGACAAGAGGCACCCGATCAAGATCCTGGCTTTGAGCACAAAGACAAATGAAAGAACACTGCGAGAGGCGCTACCGTTCAAGAGCTTTCTAGAATCTTTGCCAAAGATCTTCAAGCCTGGGCATCCGTACCTGGATGTGAACTTGAAGAAAGATGGAAAGAGGAAGGTGAAGTTCAGTGCCTGGGGTGGCAAGCGGTCGCCGCCCATCATTGGGCCCATTTGGACTCCTGCGCCGCAAAACCTCAAAGAATCAACGTTAGATACAATACTTCTCATTAGAAATAGTCAAGACAAAGATGAACCGACGTTAAAGGCATTGTAA
- the LOC124640763 gene encoding uncharacterized protein LOC124640763 isoform X2, protein MSHHWLLIAISWLGSVRPQYINSGGPGNDFVLDSLDTNLQFPLPYYFHIPTTRNDYETAQNEPASLEEAQTDIQRKRRTAEEKEETREKRWLPNIIDSDQAMYLQNDELVGSPFTNTIEGVVDDNATNILLPKDKKYFSPWGGKRDKASIEHMWSWKRASNIREPSMPKRVRFSPWGGKRSGQMIYKPGSKSSKIIFSTTIPELTRIVSNYSPNGNEAFNFAGFQFIPTLDKRHPIKILALSTKTNERTLREALPFKSFLESLPKIFKPGHPYLDVNLKKDGKRKVKFSAWGGKRSPPIIGPIWTPAPQNLKESTLDTILLIRNSQDKDEPTLKAL, encoded by the coding sequence ATGTCTCACCACTGGCTCCTCATCGCGATCTCGTGGCTCGGCAGCGTGCGGCCCCAGTACATCAACAGCGGGGGCCCCGGCAACGACTTCGTGCTCGACTCCCTCGACACCAACCTGCAGTTCCCTCTCCCCTACTACTTCCACATCCCCACCACCAGGAACGACTATGAAACAGCACAGAACGAACCCGCCTCACTCGAAGAAGCCCAAACTGACATCCAGAGGAAACGACGGACGGCTGAAGAGAAAGAGGAAACAAGAGAAAAACGCTGGCTCCCAAACATTATTGACTCAGACCAAGCCATGTACTTACAAAATGATGAACTAGTTGGAAGCCCATTCACTAATACGATCGAAGGAGTAGTCGACGACAATGCCACGAATATTCTTCTTCCTAAGGATAAGAAATACTTCAGTCCGTGGGGTGGGAAGAGAGATAAAGCCAGCATCGAACACATGTGGTCGTGGAAACGAGCCAGCAATATCCGCGAGCCGAGCATGCCTAAACGAGTGCGCTTCAGTCCTTGGGGCGGCAAACGCAGCGGCCAGATGATCTACAAACCCGGTTCAAAAAGTTCCAAAATCATTTTCTCGACTACAATACCAGAACTAACGCGAATCGTCTCAAACTACTCCCCTAATGGAAACGAAGCTTTCAACTTTGCTGGCTTTCAATTTATCCCGACGCTGGACAAGAGGCACCCGATCAAGATCCTGGCTTTGAGCACAAAGACAAATGAAAGAACACTGCGAGAGGCGCTACCGTTCAAGAGCTTTCTAGAATCTTTGCCAAAGATCTTCAAGCCTGGGCATCCGTACCTGGATGTGAACTTGAAGAAAGATGGAAAGAGGAAGGTGAAGTTCAGTGCCTGGGGTGGCAAGCGGTCGCCGCCCATCATTGGGCCCATTTGGACTCCTGCGCCGCAAAACCTCAAAGAATCAACGTTAGATACAATACTTCTCATTAGAAATAGTCAAGACAAAGATGAACCGACGTTAAAGGCATTGTAA
- the LOC124640764 gene encoding putative peptidyl-prolyl cis-trans isomerase dodo isoform X2: MSSQENEAPLPEGWEMRTSRSTGMTYFLNMYTKKSQWERPEAPADPGEIRCSHLLVKHAESRRPSSWREENITRTKDEAMELLKGYRKQIVANDATFADLASKYSDCSSAKRGGDLGMFGRGQMQAPFEEEAFKLKVGQLSRPVETDSGVHIILRTA; this comes from the coding sequence ATGTCAAGTCAGGAGAACGAAGCGCCTTTGCCCGAAGGATGGGAGATGAGGACCAGCCGGTCGACAGGAATGACGTATTTTCTCAATATGTACACTAAGAAATCTCAGTGGGAGAGGCCGGAGGCACCAGCCGACCCTGGCGAGATCCGCTGCAGCCATCTCCTTGTCAAGCACGCTGAGAGCAGGCGTCCATCATCATGGAGGGAGGAAAACATCACCCGTACTAAGGATGAAGCCATGGAACTACTGAAGGGGTACCGTAAGCAGATTGTGGCAAATGATGCAACGTTCGCCGACCTGGCTTCTAAATACTCAGACTGTTCATCTGCCAAGCGTGGCGGAGACTTGGGCATGTTTGGACGAGGTCAGATGCAGGCTCCGTTTGAGGAAGAAGCCTTCAAGCTGAAGGTTGGGCAGCTCAGCCGGCCCGTGGAGACGGACTCTGGAGTCCACATCATCTTGAGGACTGCTTAG